One part of the Hydra vulgaris chromosome 01, alternate assembly HydraT2T_AEP genome encodes these proteins:
- the LOC124810020 gene encoding uncharacterized protein LOC124810020 isoform X2, producing MLYKSRIILVCFFGVVAPHSWMSCPSSLLMSLGRGGVQSKACDGDPQSDLVPITQLQAGDRLKVGWPSNNHAGGYVRLSLVSLGQHTDENFQKNVLKFVCYGSDMRVNNIKASKYGDCYHPCNARPGCEFQSESNDFERYDTTIGIPTNLKDGDYVLQAAMLVGNSEAPYYSCARLKITGGNPSFNCFSKEDPITYSCLKSNGPALETHFLKTDINNTYINKKLYQYGYRVCSTRGEFCYHLNGSIGGIDDDIYKVPINVECDPRISCINSVDTSCETNNPSMKYILTPGVSPKQPNCNKKTVTPYPLSSCNDKRQNRDEEGIDCGGVFCEPCPTLSLNDSGSFDYFVKPINQTTILWGQGRSGGMFQITVMLKKDVPTEQCWQLTLQYGRPLLFKSDGSAPVEKSVWNDGVLVYVNPASNIITIEKQSWSANPKTGQKLVINFVAYPYPLDPDQQPWTDSNMKPLTASFEIKPKENCFNKPLK from the exons ATGTTATACAAAAGTCGCATCATTCTTGTgtgtttttttggtgttgttgcCCCTCATTCTTGGATGAGTTGTCCATC ctcACTTCTGATGTCACTTGGGAGAGGAGGAGTACAGAGTAAAGCTTGTGATGGCGATCCTCAGTCTGATTTAG ttccTATTACACAACTGCAGGCCGGAGATAGATTAAAG gTTGGATGGCCTTCAAACAATCACGCTGGTGGTTACGTTCGTTTGTCTCTAGTTTCGTTAGGTCAGCATACTGatgaaaactttcaaaaaaatgttctgAAATTTGTTTGCTACGGCAGTGATATGCGAGTTAACAATATAAAAGCATCAAAATATGGCGACTGCTATCATCCATGTAATGCAAGACCAGGGTGTGAATTTCAATCAG AAAGCAATGATTTCGAACGGTACGATACTACTATTGGAATTCCAACTAATTTAAAGGATGGTGATTATGTGCTACAAGCTGCTATGTTAGTTGGAAATTCAGAAGCCCCTTATTACAGTTGCGCAAGACTCAAAATCACGGGAGGAAACCcaagttttaattgtttttctaaagAAGACCCAATAACGTATTCATGTTTGAAATCAAACGGCCCAGCTCTCGAAACTCATTTTCTTAAAACAG ATATCAATAACACTTATATTAACAAGAAATTATACCAATATGGCTATCGTGTCT GTTCAACGCGTGGAGAATTTTGTTACCATTTAAACGGTTCGATAGGCGGAATCGACGATGATATATATAAAGTTCCTATAAATGTTGAATGTGACCCAAGAATAAGTTGCATAAATTCGGTTGATACAAGCTGTGAAACAAACAATCCAtcaatgaaatatatttta ACACCAGGAGTAAGTCCAAAACAACctaattgtaacaaaaaaaccGTCACTCCATATCCATTAAGCTCCTGCAATGATAAAAGACAGAACCGCGATGAAGAAGGAATTGATTGTGGTGGAGTATTTTGTGAACCATGTCCAACCTTATCCTTAAACGACAGCGgaagttttgattattttgt aaaacCTATCAACCAAACAACAATTCTTTGGGGTCAAGGAAGAAGCGGGGGAATGTTCCAAATAACAGTGATGTTAAAAAAAGACGTACCTACGGAACAATGCTGGCAACTTACATTGCAATACGGACGCCCATTGTTGTTTAAATCTGATGGTAGTGCACCGGTAGAAAAAAGCGTTTGGAATGATGGGGTTCTTGTTTATGTTAACCCAGCAA gTAACATTATCACAATCGAAAAGCAAAGTTGGAGCGCGAACCCGAAGACTGGACagaaattagttattaatttcgTTGCTTATCCTTATCCATTAGATCCAGACCAACAACCTTGGACAGATTCAAATATGAAACCATTAACTGcttcttttgaaataaaacctAAAGAG aattgttTCAACAAGCCATTGAAATAA